The Cataglyphis hispanica isolate Lineage 1 chromosome 5, ULB_Chis1_1.0, whole genome shotgun sequence genome has a segment encoding these proteins:
- the LOC126849980 gene encoding kin of IRRE-like protein 2 isoform X3, with the protein MTRTTRRFLLLLLQMLIGVCHGIQHFEETPQYTEVNPGQDAKLICRVLGMRGQCIWQKDQKPIGIHLKKYEWAGGPDKGDCSLWVRSATLEFDDGLWQCQVTASDFTTQDALASKPARLVVRVSPQRPQIEYTDRLILPGSNVTARAGEIATLTCRARYGNPSPLIKWYVGDIELRTLRPQVNSTEIDNPRTWATYSVCEILAERSRYGQPIRCVAIHPAYANPTMSSSTEVRFDVRYAPETRLVGVPTGQLEEGRDQLEIRCLADANPPASILWRKTKSPGVTEVASIGETLMFSPIYRNHAAVYLCEASNTEGESSPVSVQVSVNYPPMISAVGPDRLTTALLYSGASFECHADAMPPAEYKWAQIFTDGRMPLECGTGQRLILTNVTYEQQGQYICLASNKINGNIREVKSDPVSLQVVGAPRVVKPAITEKFVVVTTEGSPARLEIRLCSDPKPRLVAWEWGSTRLHAGEVLEPRYRALDLEPLASEDCYIAILELTSTVKEDQRLYHVIVENDRGSDRRALMLKVDEPGQIPLVIGAVAGFTVLSVLIMGFVCFLRSDRCCVARNTVPALQQVHCTKASNAMIEDPRLAVDTMERTSQQFVPEKRANHVLKPVPSQQYQQECYQHDQHQQQHYQRHHHHGQPHGQYTLQGEQLFLKPDRLATLKPHYKSEKLPQYTTFKPSN; encoded by the exons TTTGTCATGGGATCCAGCATTTTGAAGAAACGCCCCAGTACACCGAGGTCAATCCTGGCCAAGATGCGAAGCTGATATGTCGAGTCCTCGGAATGAGAGGGCAGTGCATTTGGCAGAAAGATCAAAAG ccAATAGGTATACACCTGAAAAAATACGAATGGGCGGGTGGGCCAGATAAAGGTGACTGCTCATTGTGGGTGAGATCAGCCACCTTAGAGTTCGATGACGGACTCTGGCAATGTCAAGTAACCGCAAGTGATTTCACGACGCAGGACGCGTTAGCATCTAAACCAGCGAGGCTGGTCGTCAGag TCAGCCCTCAGCGACCGCAGATAGAGTACACCGACCGTCTAATTCTCCCCGGCAGCAACGTGACAGCCCGAGCAGGTGAGATCGCTACGCTCACATGCAGAGCGCGGTATGGGAATCCTTCGCCTCTAATTAAATG GTACGTGGGCGACATCGAGCTGAGGACGTTGCGGCCTCAGGTAAACTCGACCGAGATAGATAATCCGCGCACTTGGGCGACCTACAGTGTTTGCGAGATTCTGGCCGAGCGATCACGTTACGGCCAGCCGATCAGATGCGTTGCCATCCATCCGGCATATGCCAATCCTACCATGTCGTCCAGCACCGAAGTGAGATTCGACGTGCGAT ACGCGCCGGAGACGAGATTAGTCGGCGTCCCAACCGGCCAGCTCGAGGAAGGCCGCGATCAACTGGAAATCCGATGTCTCGCCGACGCTAATCCGCCGGCTTCGATACTTTGGAGGAAAACGAAAAGTCCTGGTGTGACCGAAGTAGCCAGTATTGGGGAGACCCTGATGTTCTCCCCGATTTACAGAAATCACGCCGCCGTTTACCTCTGCGAGGCGTCGAACACCGAAGGGGAGAGCAGCCCAGTCTCGGTTCAAGTGTCTGTAAACT ATCCGCCGATGATCAGCGCAGTCGGGCCAGATCGACTGACAACTGCATTGTTGTACTCTGGTGCGTCATTCGAATGTCACGCAGATGCGATGCCGCCGGCTGAGTACaa ATGGGCGCAGATATTCACGGACGGCCGCATGCCGTTGGAATGCGGAACGGGGCAACGATTGATCCTGACGAACGTGACGTACGAGCAACAGGGTCAATATATATGTCTCGCCTCCAACAAGATCAATGGCAACATCAGGGAAGTTAAAAGCGACCCTGTGTCTCTGCAAGTGGTCGGCGCTCCAAGG GTGGTGAAGCCAGCCATCACAGAGAAGTTCGTCGTCGTAACGACCGAGGGTAGCCCGGCCAGATTAGAGATCAGACTGTGCTCGGACCCGAAGCCGCGACTCGTGGCCTGGGAATGGGGCAGCACCAGACTACACGCCG GTGAAGTTCTGGAACCGCGTTATCGCGCGCTCGATCTGGAGCCGCTAGCTTCCGAGGATTGTTATATAGCGATCTTAGAGTTGACAAGTACGGTAAAAGAGGATCAAAGGCTGTATCATGTTATCGTGGAGAACGATCGTGGCAGTGACAGACGAGCGCTCATGCTGAAAGTCGATGAGCCCGGTCAG ATCCCGCTCGTTATCGGCGCGGTAGCTGGGTTCACAGTGCTCTCGGTGCTGATAATGGGATTCGTTTGTTTCCTACGTTCGGATAGATGCTGCGTAGCCAGAAACACAGTACCGGCATTGCAGCAAGTGCATTG TACAAAGGCTTCCAACGCTATGATAGAGGATCCACGTTTGGCAGTAGATACGATGGAACGTACGAGTCAGCAATTCGTTCCAGAGAAGCGAGCCAATCACGTTCTCAAACCCGTCCCATCGCAGCAATACCAGCAGGAGTGCTATCAGCACGACCAACATCAACAGCAACATTATCAGAGGCATCATCATCATGGACAGCCTCACGGACAATACACATTGCAG GGGGAGCAGCTGTTTCTCAAACCCGATCGCTTAGCGACGTTGAAGCCCCATTACAAGAGTGAAAAGTTGCCGCAATACACGACCTTCAAGCCGAGCAACTGA
- the LOC126849980 gene encoding kin of IRRE-like protein 2 isoform X4: MTRTTRRFLLLLLQMLIGVCHGIQHFEETPQYTEVNPGQDAKLICRVLGMRGQCIWQKDQKPIGIHLKKYEWAGGPDKGDCSLWVRSATLEFDDGLWQCQVTASDFTTQDALASKPARLVVRVSPQRPQIEYTDRLILPGSNVTARAGEIATLTCRARYGNPSPLIKWYVGDIELRTLRPQVNSTEIDNPRTWATYSVCEILAERSRYGQPIRCVAIHPAYANPTMSSSTEVRFDVRYAPETRLVGVPTGQLEEGRDQLEIRCLADANPPASILWRKTKSPGVTEVASIGETLMFSPIYRNHAAVYLCEASNTEGESSPVSVQVSVNYPPMISAVGPDRLTTALLYSGASFECHADAMPPAEYKWAQIFTDGRMPLECGTGQRLILTNVTYEQQGQYICLASNKINGNIREVKSDPVSLQVVGAPRVVKPAITEKFVVVTTEGSPARLEIRLCSDPKPRLVAWEWGSTRLHAGEVLEPRYRALDLEPLASEDCYIAILELTSTVKEDQRLYHVIVENDRGSDRRALMLKVDEPGQIPLVIGAVAGFTVLSVLIMGFVCFLRSDRCCVARNTVPALQQVHCTKASNAMIEDPRLAVDTMERTSQQFVPEKRANHVLKPVPSQQYQQECYQHDQHQQQHYQRHHHHGQPHGQYTLQKGAYSLQPRILRDSRT, from the exons TTTGTCATGGGATCCAGCATTTTGAAGAAACGCCCCAGTACACCGAGGTCAATCCTGGCCAAGATGCGAAGCTGATATGTCGAGTCCTCGGAATGAGAGGGCAGTGCATTTGGCAGAAAGATCAAAAG ccAATAGGTATACACCTGAAAAAATACGAATGGGCGGGTGGGCCAGATAAAGGTGACTGCTCATTGTGGGTGAGATCAGCCACCTTAGAGTTCGATGACGGACTCTGGCAATGTCAAGTAACCGCAAGTGATTTCACGACGCAGGACGCGTTAGCATCTAAACCAGCGAGGCTGGTCGTCAGag TCAGCCCTCAGCGACCGCAGATAGAGTACACCGACCGTCTAATTCTCCCCGGCAGCAACGTGACAGCCCGAGCAGGTGAGATCGCTACGCTCACATGCAGAGCGCGGTATGGGAATCCTTCGCCTCTAATTAAATG GTACGTGGGCGACATCGAGCTGAGGACGTTGCGGCCTCAGGTAAACTCGACCGAGATAGATAATCCGCGCACTTGGGCGACCTACAGTGTTTGCGAGATTCTGGCCGAGCGATCACGTTACGGCCAGCCGATCAGATGCGTTGCCATCCATCCGGCATATGCCAATCCTACCATGTCGTCCAGCACCGAAGTGAGATTCGACGTGCGAT ACGCGCCGGAGACGAGATTAGTCGGCGTCCCAACCGGCCAGCTCGAGGAAGGCCGCGATCAACTGGAAATCCGATGTCTCGCCGACGCTAATCCGCCGGCTTCGATACTTTGGAGGAAAACGAAAAGTCCTGGTGTGACCGAAGTAGCCAGTATTGGGGAGACCCTGATGTTCTCCCCGATTTACAGAAATCACGCCGCCGTTTACCTCTGCGAGGCGTCGAACACCGAAGGGGAGAGCAGCCCAGTCTCGGTTCAAGTGTCTGTAAACT ATCCGCCGATGATCAGCGCAGTCGGGCCAGATCGACTGACAACTGCATTGTTGTACTCTGGTGCGTCATTCGAATGTCACGCAGATGCGATGCCGCCGGCTGAGTACaa ATGGGCGCAGATATTCACGGACGGCCGCATGCCGTTGGAATGCGGAACGGGGCAACGATTGATCCTGACGAACGTGACGTACGAGCAACAGGGTCAATATATATGTCTCGCCTCCAACAAGATCAATGGCAACATCAGGGAAGTTAAAAGCGACCCTGTGTCTCTGCAAGTGGTCGGCGCTCCAAGG GTGGTGAAGCCAGCCATCACAGAGAAGTTCGTCGTCGTAACGACCGAGGGTAGCCCGGCCAGATTAGAGATCAGACTGTGCTCGGACCCGAAGCCGCGACTCGTGGCCTGGGAATGGGGCAGCACCAGACTACACGCCG GTGAAGTTCTGGAACCGCGTTATCGCGCGCTCGATCTGGAGCCGCTAGCTTCCGAGGATTGTTATATAGCGATCTTAGAGTTGACAAGTACGGTAAAAGAGGATCAAAGGCTGTATCATGTTATCGTGGAGAACGATCGTGGCAGTGACAGACGAGCGCTCATGCTGAAAGTCGATGAGCCCGGTCAG ATCCCGCTCGTTATCGGCGCGGTAGCTGGGTTCACAGTGCTCTCGGTGCTGATAATGGGATTCGTTTGTTTCCTACGTTCGGATAGATGCTGCGTAGCCAGAAACACAGTACCGGCATTGCAGCAAGTGCATTG TACAAAGGCTTCCAACGCTATGATAGAGGATCCACGTTTGGCAGTAGATACGATGGAACGTACGAGTCAGCAATTCGTTCCAGAGAAGCGAGCCAATCACGTTCTCAAACCCGTCCCATCGCAGCAATACCAGCAGGAGTGCTATCAGCACGACCAACATCAACAGCAACATTATCAGAGGCATCATCATCATGGACAGCCTCACGGACAATACACATTGCAG AAAGGAGCGTATTCTCTGCAGCCGCGCATCCTGCGGGATTCAAGAACGTAA
- the LOC126849980 gene encoding kin of IRRE-like protein 2 isoform X2, protein MTRTTRRFLLLLLQMLIGVCHGIQHFEETPQYTEVNPGQDAKLICRVLGMRGQCIWQKDQKPIGIHLKKYEWAGGPDKGDCSLWVRSATLEFDDGLWQCQVTASDFTTQDALASKPARLVVRVSPQRPQIEYTDRLILPGSNVTARAGEIATLTCRARYGNPSPLIKWYVGDIELRTLRPQVNSTEIDNPRTWATYSVCEILAERSRYGQPIRCVAIHPAYANPTMSSSTEVRFDVRYAPETRLVGVPTGQLEEGRDQLEIRCLADANPPASILWRKTKSPGVTEVASIGETLMFSPIYRNHAAVYLCEASNTEGESSPVSVQVSVNYPPMISAVGPDRLTTALLYSGASFECHADAMPPAEYKWAQIFTDGRMPLECGTGQRLILTNVTYEQQGQYICLASNKINGNIREVKSDPVSLQVVGAPRVVKPAITEKFVVVTTEGSPARLEIRLCSDPKPRLVAWEWGSTRLHAGEVLEPRYRALDLEPLASEDCYIAILELTSTVKEDQRLYHVIVENDRGSDRRALMLKVDEPGQIPLVIGAVAGFTVLSVLIMGFVCFLRSDRCCVARNTVPALQQVHCTKASNAMIEDPRLAVDTMERTSQQFVPEKRANHVLKPVPSQQYQQECYQHDQHQQQHYQRHHHHGQPHGQYTLQNEERDTLNRIKKGKERGAQTFHLFSRKDLEGFIYK, encoded by the exons TTTGTCATGGGATCCAGCATTTTGAAGAAACGCCCCAGTACACCGAGGTCAATCCTGGCCAAGATGCGAAGCTGATATGTCGAGTCCTCGGAATGAGAGGGCAGTGCATTTGGCAGAAAGATCAAAAG ccAATAGGTATACACCTGAAAAAATACGAATGGGCGGGTGGGCCAGATAAAGGTGACTGCTCATTGTGGGTGAGATCAGCCACCTTAGAGTTCGATGACGGACTCTGGCAATGTCAAGTAACCGCAAGTGATTTCACGACGCAGGACGCGTTAGCATCTAAACCAGCGAGGCTGGTCGTCAGag TCAGCCCTCAGCGACCGCAGATAGAGTACACCGACCGTCTAATTCTCCCCGGCAGCAACGTGACAGCCCGAGCAGGTGAGATCGCTACGCTCACATGCAGAGCGCGGTATGGGAATCCTTCGCCTCTAATTAAATG GTACGTGGGCGACATCGAGCTGAGGACGTTGCGGCCTCAGGTAAACTCGACCGAGATAGATAATCCGCGCACTTGGGCGACCTACAGTGTTTGCGAGATTCTGGCCGAGCGATCACGTTACGGCCAGCCGATCAGATGCGTTGCCATCCATCCGGCATATGCCAATCCTACCATGTCGTCCAGCACCGAAGTGAGATTCGACGTGCGAT ACGCGCCGGAGACGAGATTAGTCGGCGTCCCAACCGGCCAGCTCGAGGAAGGCCGCGATCAACTGGAAATCCGATGTCTCGCCGACGCTAATCCGCCGGCTTCGATACTTTGGAGGAAAACGAAAAGTCCTGGTGTGACCGAAGTAGCCAGTATTGGGGAGACCCTGATGTTCTCCCCGATTTACAGAAATCACGCCGCCGTTTACCTCTGCGAGGCGTCGAACACCGAAGGGGAGAGCAGCCCAGTCTCGGTTCAAGTGTCTGTAAACT ATCCGCCGATGATCAGCGCAGTCGGGCCAGATCGACTGACAACTGCATTGTTGTACTCTGGTGCGTCATTCGAATGTCACGCAGATGCGATGCCGCCGGCTGAGTACaa ATGGGCGCAGATATTCACGGACGGCCGCATGCCGTTGGAATGCGGAACGGGGCAACGATTGATCCTGACGAACGTGACGTACGAGCAACAGGGTCAATATATATGTCTCGCCTCCAACAAGATCAATGGCAACATCAGGGAAGTTAAAAGCGACCCTGTGTCTCTGCAAGTGGTCGGCGCTCCAAGG GTGGTGAAGCCAGCCATCACAGAGAAGTTCGTCGTCGTAACGACCGAGGGTAGCCCGGCCAGATTAGAGATCAGACTGTGCTCGGACCCGAAGCCGCGACTCGTGGCCTGGGAATGGGGCAGCACCAGACTACACGCCG GTGAAGTTCTGGAACCGCGTTATCGCGCGCTCGATCTGGAGCCGCTAGCTTCCGAGGATTGTTATATAGCGATCTTAGAGTTGACAAGTACGGTAAAAGAGGATCAAAGGCTGTATCATGTTATCGTGGAGAACGATCGTGGCAGTGACAGACGAGCGCTCATGCTGAAAGTCGATGAGCCCGGTCAG ATCCCGCTCGTTATCGGCGCGGTAGCTGGGTTCACAGTGCTCTCGGTGCTGATAATGGGATTCGTTTGTTTCCTACGTTCGGATAGATGCTGCGTAGCCAGAAACACAGTACCGGCATTGCAGCAAGTGCATTG TACAAAGGCTTCCAACGCTATGATAGAGGATCCACGTTTGGCAGTAGATACGATGGAACGTACGAGTCAGCAATTCGTTCCAGAGAAGCGAGCCAATCACGTTCTCAAACCCGTCCCATCGCAGCAATACCAGCAGGAGTGCTATCAGCACGACCAACATCAACAGCAACATTATCAGAGGCATCATCATCATGGACAGCCTCACGGACAATACACATTGCAG AACGAGGAACGGGACACGCTAAATCGGATTAAAAAAGGCAAGGAACGAGGAGCGCAAACTTTCCACCTTTTCTCCCGGAAAGATCTCGaaggttttatatataaataa
- the LOC126849980 gene encoding hemicentin-1-like isoform X6, which yields MRGQCIWQKDQKPIGIHLKKYEWAGGPDKGDCSLWVRSATLEFDDGLWQCQVTASDFTTQDALASKPARLVVRVSPQRPQIEYTDRLILPGSNVTARAGEIATLTCRARYGNPSPLIKWYVGDIELRTLRPQVNSTEIDNPRTWATYSVCEILAERSRYGQPIRCVAIHPAYANPTMSSSTEVRFDVRYAPETRLVGVPTGQLEEGRDQLEIRCLADANPPASILWRKTKSPGVTEVASIGETLMFSPIYRNHAAVYLCEASNTEGESSPVSVQVSVNYPPMISAVGPDRLTTALLYSGASFECHADAMPPAEYKWAQIFTDGRMPLECGTGQRLILTNVTYEQQGQYICLASNKINGNIREVKSDPVSLQVVGAPRVVKPAITEKFVVVTTEGSPARLEIRLCSDPKPRLVAWEWGSTRLHAGEVLEPRYRALDLEPLASEDCYIAILELTSTVKEDQRLYHVIVENDRGSDRRALMLKVDEPGQIPLVIGAVAGFTVLSVLIMGFVCFLRSDRCCVARNTVPALQQVHCTKASNAMIEDPRLAVDTMERTSQQFVPEKRANHVLKPVPSQQYQQECYQHDQHQQQHYQRHHHHGQPHGQYTLQEKFFLQNEERDTLNRIKKGKERGAQTFHLFSRKDLEGFIYK from the exons ATGAGAGGGCAGTGCATTTGGCAGAAAGATCAAAAG ccAATAGGTATACACCTGAAAAAATACGAATGGGCGGGTGGGCCAGATAAAGGTGACTGCTCATTGTGGGTGAGATCAGCCACCTTAGAGTTCGATGACGGACTCTGGCAATGTCAAGTAACCGCAAGTGATTTCACGACGCAGGACGCGTTAGCATCTAAACCAGCGAGGCTGGTCGTCAGag TCAGCCCTCAGCGACCGCAGATAGAGTACACCGACCGTCTAATTCTCCCCGGCAGCAACGTGACAGCCCGAGCAGGTGAGATCGCTACGCTCACATGCAGAGCGCGGTATGGGAATCCTTCGCCTCTAATTAAATG GTACGTGGGCGACATCGAGCTGAGGACGTTGCGGCCTCAGGTAAACTCGACCGAGATAGATAATCCGCGCACTTGGGCGACCTACAGTGTTTGCGAGATTCTGGCCGAGCGATCACGTTACGGCCAGCCGATCAGATGCGTTGCCATCCATCCGGCATATGCCAATCCTACCATGTCGTCCAGCACCGAAGTGAGATTCGACGTGCGAT ACGCGCCGGAGACGAGATTAGTCGGCGTCCCAACCGGCCAGCTCGAGGAAGGCCGCGATCAACTGGAAATCCGATGTCTCGCCGACGCTAATCCGCCGGCTTCGATACTTTGGAGGAAAACGAAAAGTCCTGGTGTGACCGAAGTAGCCAGTATTGGGGAGACCCTGATGTTCTCCCCGATTTACAGAAATCACGCCGCCGTTTACCTCTGCGAGGCGTCGAACACCGAAGGGGAGAGCAGCCCAGTCTCGGTTCAAGTGTCTGTAAACT ATCCGCCGATGATCAGCGCAGTCGGGCCAGATCGACTGACAACTGCATTGTTGTACTCTGGTGCGTCATTCGAATGTCACGCAGATGCGATGCCGCCGGCTGAGTACaa ATGGGCGCAGATATTCACGGACGGCCGCATGCCGTTGGAATGCGGAACGGGGCAACGATTGATCCTGACGAACGTGACGTACGAGCAACAGGGTCAATATATATGTCTCGCCTCCAACAAGATCAATGGCAACATCAGGGAAGTTAAAAGCGACCCTGTGTCTCTGCAAGTGGTCGGCGCTCCAAGG GTGGTGAAGCCAGCCATCACAGAGAAGTTCGTCGTCGTAACGACCGAGGGTAGCCCGGCCAGATTAGAGATCAGACTGTGCTCGGACCCGAAGCCGCGACTCGTGGCCTGGGAATGGGGCAGCACCAGACTACACGCCG GTGAAGTTCTGGAACCGCGTTATCGCGCGCTCGATCTGGAGCCGCTAGCTTCCGAGGATTGTTATATAGCGATCTTAGAGTTGACAAGTACGGTAAAAGAGGATCAAAGGCTGTATCATGTTATCGTGGAGAACGATCGTGGCAGTGACAGACGAGCGCTCATGCTGAAAGTCGATGAGCCCGGTCAG ATCCCGCTCGTTATCGGCGCGGTAGCTGGGTTCACAGTGCTCTCGGTGCTGATAATGGGATTCGTTTGTTTCCTACGTTCGGATAGATGCTGCGTAGCCAGAAACACAGTACCGGCATTGCAGCAAGTGCATTG TACAAAGGCTTCCAACGCTATGATAGAGGATCCACGTTTGGCAGTAGATACGATGGAACGTACGAGTCAGCAATTCGTTCCAGAGAAGCGAGCCAATCACGTTCTCAAACCCGTCCCATCGCAGCAATACCAGCAGGAGTGCTATCAGCACGACCAACATCAACAGCAACATTATCAGAGGCATCATCATCATGGACAGCCTCACGGACAATACACATTGCAG gaaaaattctttctacAGAACGAGGAACGGGACACGCTAAATCGGATTAAAAAAGGCAAGGAACGAGGAGCGCAAACTTTCCACCTTTTCTCCCGGAAAGATCTCGaaggttttatatataaataa
- the LOC126849980 gene encoding kin of IRRE-like protein 2 isoform X1 — MTRTTRRFLLLLLQMLIGVCHGIQHFEETPQYTEVNPGQDAKLICRVLGMRGQCIWQKDQKPIGIHLKKYEWAGGPDKGDCSLWVRSATLEFDDGLWQCQVTASDFTTQDALASKPARLVVRVSPQRPQIEYTDRLILPGSNVTARAGEIATLTCRARYGNPSPLIKWYVGDIELRTLRPQVNSTEIDNPRTWATYSVCEILAERSRYGQPIRCVAIHPAYANPTMSSSTEVRFDVRYAPETRLVGVPTGQLEEGRDQLEIRCLADANPPASILWRKTKSPGVTEVASIGETLMFSPIYRNHAAVYLCEASNTEGESSPVSVQVSVNYPPMISAVGPDRLTTALLYSGASFECHADAMPPAEYKWAQIFTDGRMPLECGTGQRLILTNVTYEQQGQYICLASNKINGNIREVKSDPVSLQVVGAPRVVKPAITEKFVVVTTEGSPARLEIRLCSDPKPRLVAWEWGSTRLHAGEVLEPRYRALDLEPLASEDCYIAILELTSTVKEDQRLYHVIVENDRGSDRRALMLKVDEPGQIPLVIGAVAGFTVLSVLIMGFVCFLRSDRCCVARNTVPALQQVHCTKASNAMIEDPRLAVDTMERTSQQFVPEKRANHVLKPVPSQQYQQECYQHDQHQQQHYQRHHHHGQPHGQYTLQEKFFLQNEERDTLNRIKKGKERGAQTFHLFSRKDLEGFIYK, encoded by the exons TTTGTCATGGGATCCAGCATTTTGAAGAAACGCCCCAGTACACCGAGGTCAATCCTGGCCAAGATGCGAAGCTGATATGTCGAGTCCTCGGAATGAGAGGGCAGTGCATTTGGCAGAAAGATCAAAAG ccAATAGGTATACACCTGAAAAAATACGAATGGGCGGGTGGGCCAGATAAAGGTGACTGCTCATTGTGGGTGAGATCAGCCACCTTAGAGTTCGATGACGGACTCTGGCAATGTCAAGTAACCGCAAGTGATTTCACGACGCAGGACGCGTTAGCATCTAAACCAGCGAGGCTGGTCGTCAGag TCAGCCCTCAGCGACCGCAGATAGAGTACACCGACCGTCTAATTCTCCCCGGCAGCAACGTGACAGCCCGAGCAGGTGAGATCGCTACGCTCACATGCAGAGCGCGGTATGGGAATCCTTCGCCTCTAATTAAATG GTACGTGGGCGACATCGAGCTGAGGACGTTGCGGCCTCAGGTAAACTCGACCGAGATAGATAATCCGCGCACTTGGGCGACCTACAGTGTTTGCGAGATTCTGGCCGAGCGATCACGTTACGGCCAGCCGATCAGATGCGTTGCCATCCATCCGGCATATGCCAATCCTACCATGTCGTCCAGCACCGAAGTGAGATTCGACGTGCGAT ACGCGCCGGAGACGAGATTAGTCGGCGTCCCAACCGGCCAGCTCGAGGAAGGCCGCGATCAACTGGAAATCCGATGTCTCGCCGACGCTAATCCGCCGGCTTCGATACTTTGGAGGAAAACGAAAAGTCCTGGTGTGACCGAAGTAGCCAGTATTGGGGAGACCCTGATGTTCTCCCCGATTTACAGAAATCACGCCGCCGTTTACCTCTGCGAGGCGTCGAACACCGAAGGGGAGAGCAGCCCAGTCTCGGTTCAAGTGTCTGTAAACT ATCCGCCGATGATCAGCGCAGTCGGGCCAGATCGACTGACAACTGCATTGTTGTACTCTGGTGCGTCATTCGAATGTCACGCAGATGCGATGCCGCCGGCTGAGTACaa ATGGGCGCAGATATTCACGGACGGCCGCATGCCGTTGGAATGCGGAACGGGGCAACGATTGATCCTGACGAACGTGACGTACGAGCAACAGGGTCAATATATATGTCTCGCCTCCAACAAGATCAATGGCAACATCAGGGAAGTTAAAAGCGACCCTGTGTCTCTGCAAGTGGTCGGCGCTCCAAGG GTGGTGAAGCCAGCCATCACAGAGAAGTTCGTCGTCGTAACGACCGAGGGTAGCCCGGCCAGATTAGAGATCAGACTGTGCTCGGACCCGAAGCCGCGACTCGTGGCCTGGGAATGGGGCAGCACCAGACTACACGCCG GTGAAGTTCTGGAACCGCGTTATCGCGCGCTCGATCTGGAGCCGCTAGCTTCCGAGGATTGTTATATAGCGATCTTAGAGTTGACAAGTACGGTAAAAGAGGATCAAAGGCTGTATCATGTTATCGTGGAGAACGATCGTGGCAGTGACAGACGAGCGCTCATGCTGAAAGTCGATGAGCCCGGTCAG ATCCCGCTCGTTATCGGCGCGGTAGCTGGGTTCACAGTGCTCTCGGTGCTGATAATGGGATTCGTTTGTTTCCTACGTTCGGATAGATGCTGCGTAGCCAGAAACACAGTACCGGCATTGCAGCAAGTGCATTG TACAAAGGCTTCCAACGCTATGATAGAGGATCCACGTTTGGCAGTAGATACGATGGAACGTACGAGTCAGCAATTCGTTCCAGAGAAGCGAGCCAATCACGTTCTCAAACCCGTCCCATCGCAGCAATACCAGCAGGAGTGCTATCAGCACGACCAACATCAACAGCAACATTATCAGAGGCATCATCATCATGGACAGCCTCACGGACAATACACATTGCAG gaaaaattctttctacAGAACGAGGAACGGGACACGCTAAATCGGATTAAAAAAGGCAAGGAACGAGGAGCGCAAACTTTCCACCTTTTCTCCCGGAAAGATCTCGaaggttttatatataaataa